CGTTTGGTGAAAATTGACGTGGCCGTACCAGGATTCCTATTGATCGAGCCTCCTCCTGAGGGGACCCAAGACGCCCAGCTTCCAACGCCTTTAGCAACCCGAGTCCTTTATTCCTAAGAACCCCCCGTCTCTTCTGAGGATGGGGAAAAGGCGATTGCACCCGAGCCCATTCATCTTGAGGTGACAGAAAAAGATTTCGAAGTTTTTTATCGCAATGATGCTCCTAGTCCTTCCGCACCTCACTCTTCGATAGATATgggttttcaagagaaagaactAAATCTCCTTGCCCTGCTAAAAGCCCATCTAGGGACTCTTCCCCAGCTGTAGTAGTACCACCCTGACCAGTCACCCCGTCCATAACGCGCACCATGCCTGTCGAGGTTACAGACAAGAATAGGAAAAGAGGTCAGGGAGGAAAAAGCCCCATAGGAACCGATGAAGGCGAAACCACTGAGCCGCCCACTAAAGAAACCCGGGCAGGCAAAGGGCAGCAAAAGAAGTCTGCACATACTGGGACTTCTAAAGATACGAGTGGAGATTAGTCTAGAAAGGCTTCAATCTGGAGACCCATCTTCACTCTGAGCTCAGGCAATCCAGTGCTCAATGATGCCAACCTAAGGGATCCTAAGCAGGGTAGCTCCAGTCTGGTGGCAGAATGCTTGGAGAAAGTGTTATGCTTACCTGAAGATATGGCTGAATTGAGATCTTTCCGGAAAAGGGAAGTTTTCCTGTCTTTGAAACAAGACTTAGCCAAGGTAATACATAGTACCTTTGTACTAATATAAATGATTCCATCTCTATATGTGTGACACTTACACCATTGTTCTCTTTTCAATTTGTGTCCTTGGTAGGCTGTCCAAGTCACTTTTATAGCTGATGAGTGGGTAGATCACTCCTTGGACATAGCAAGAAAAGCTAAAAACAGTCTAGAGGCTGCAGTAAAGGCTCAAACTGAGGCGGAGCAAAAGCTAAAAGCCACCTTCGCCCAGTTATCTGAGGTTGAAAAGGCCCATAAGAATGCAGAGTCAGCACTCTAGAGCTATGAGACACATGCAGCTAATGCCCTAGAAGCCGAAAAGAAAGCTCAGAATAGATTGGCTCTTACAGTAGTTGAGctgaaacaaacacaaaaacaactaGAGGCCAAAGATCAGGAGAAAGCTGAGGCTGAGCAAACAACATATGATGCTGGCATGAAGAAAACCGTAGAGAGCCTCACTGCCCAGCTCAGGGATATTGCCTGTGCATTCTGCCTGGAGGTGTGGGGTCATGCCTTGGATGCTGCAGGAGTACCTACTGAGTTTGAGCTTCAGGCTCAAGACAAGGTATATTATCCCTCTGCATTACAACTAGCACCCACCCCTCCGAAGCGTCCTGTTGATTCTAGCTCCGTTCTTCCTTCTTCCATAGTTCCCCCAGACCAAAATCCTTCCTCTGCTTCCGATAAGGGCAAAGGAAAAGGAGAAAACATACCACCAATAACTGAAGTGGTAGTCATGGAGAATGAAGAGGACGTGGTTGAGGTGGTGTAGtcgaaaaagaagaaaaaagacgCTAAGGAAAAACAACCACTTGCTTGAATCTTTAGTCCGCAGAACTTTAAAACATTTTTGTAATGGGCCAATGAACTAATGTTTCCTTGTTTTTGTATTGTACCGGTCTcaattttaataacaaaaacaatCCCTTGAGTTTAATATTCAATACTTATGCTATGTATTATCATAGGTAGTCTTATACgcacattttattttatgaacttcattttcattatttcaCATATTTTGTTCTTGACCCTCTCGCTTAGTAAGCAATTTGTGGGGCTTTATCATACTACCACAACTTTAATAATACAttaacttataaaatttaagcAAATTAGTACATAACATTTACCTGAAATTGGACTTGGAATCTACAGAATATGCTTTTTAGTTACGCTCCAAGATTATAACCCCCAAAAATTAAGCTAAGATTTGATTGCGCCTTATTCCTAGAATACTTCTATGCCATGTTAACTTTCCTTAAAATTATGATCAAAATAGCTGATCAATACCTAGATCCAGTTCATCATTTAGAAAATTCTACCCTCCTGTTAATTTTCCTTAGGATGGTGAACCGAGGAGTAGAACAAGACCCaaggttcagtttaacacttagaaaagtTTGCCAacgtgttaattttccctaagCTTGTGGCCCGAAAAGCTGAACAAGGCCTAGGTTCATTTTAACACTTAGAAGATTTTGACAATGTATTAATTTTCCCTAGGCTTGTGATCGAGGAGCTGAACAAGGCctaagttcagtttaacacttgaaaGATTTTGCCAacgtgttaattttccctaggCTTGTGGCCCGAGTAGCCGAACAAGGCCTaggttcagtttaacacttagaagatTTTGCCAacgtgttaattttccctaagCTTGTGGCctgaggagccgaacaaggccTAAATTCAGTTTAACACTCAGAAGATTCtgctataataataattacgTCAATACATCAACAAAGAGTAGTAAATTAAGACATATTAgcaaaatattcaacaaaagaggatattatattattaataatagtaacgCCGcagattgtttacattccaggggtgaggaattacattttcatctaaatcttccaAGTAATAAGCCCAAATGCCTGCTACAGACGTGATTTATATggcccttcccagttaggacccaattTACCCCATGCAAGATTCTTTGCTATACCCACTACCCTTCTTAATACAAGATTTCCTGGCATTAATGGCCTCAATTTCACCCCCTTATCATATGTTTGTATGAGTTTTTGCTGATAGTTGGCCATCTTCACGCTTGCTACTTCCCTTCTTTCCTCAATAGTATCCAGATTGTTGAGGAGCATGTGATGATTGCCTTCAACATTATATTGTTCAGATTTCAAGGTTGGAAATCTTGACTCTAGAGGGATTACCACTTCCATCCCGTATGTCATCGAGAAGGGTGTCTCACTAGTTGATCTACAAGGAGTAGTGCGATAGGTCCAGAACACATGAGGcaactcttctacccattttccTTTAGCATCATCTAGCCTCTTCTTCAATCTAGCCAAGATTACCTTGTTAGtggcctcggcttgtccatttccttgaggataagctggtGTTGAATACCCATTCCTTATTTTCAAATCCCCACAATACCTTCTAAAGGCTTTATTGTCAAATTGAAGGCCATTATCAGAGATCAATGTATGCGAGACTCCAAACTGAGTAACAATATTCTTTCAGATGAATCTCTTTGCATCTACATCTCTAATGTTAGCTAGTGATTCGGCCTCTATCCACTTAGTAAAGTAATCCGTGCTGACGATGAGCCATCTTCAATTACCGATCGCCCGAGGGAAAGGTCTAACGATGTCCAAGCCCCACCGAGCAAATGGCCATGGGCTGGATAACGGATTTAAGACTCCCcttggttgatgaatgtttggcACATACCTTTGACACTGGTCACATTTTTTTGCGTAATCTTGGGAGGTTTTTTGCATATTTGGTGACCAATATCCCTGGGTTAGAGCCCGATGAGCTAGGGACCTCCCATTAGTGTGACTCCCGCATATGCCTTCGTGTAATTCTTCTAATATGGGCTCAACTACTTCAGTATGTACACACAAAAGATACAAACCTGAATAAGAACGCTTGTATAACCTCTGCTCCTCAGAGAGCCAATAACGGGGAGCATTCCTGCGCACCTTTTCTACCTTAATCTTGTCTTCGGGCAATATACCTTGTTTTAAAAAGGTCACAATGGGATCCATCCAACTCGGTCCAACATGAATACTGTGAATATTGACTGCCGACATGATGGCAAGACTGGAGTTTATCATGTCTTCTACCAACACTACCCGCGGAAGCTTCGACCCCCGAAGGATGTGGCAAGCATAGCCAATGAATCAGCGTAAGCATTCTGTCCTCTAGGATTTGCTTCACCACAAAACTCTTAAACTTGTTACAAGCACACTTCACCCTATTGAGATACCCTTGCATCCTCTCATTTCTAGCTTCAAATTCCCCATTGATTTGCCCGAGAACTAAATGGGAATCACAATATAATTCTACCACTTCTCCCCCTAACTGACTAACCATTAGAGCTCCTACCAAAAGAGCCGCATACTCGGCTTCATTGTTAGTGGCCGCAAAACCCAATCGTAATGATTTTTCCATGATCAACCTTTTGGGAGTAATCAACACAATCCTAATTCCTGCCCCTTTTCGGTTAGACGCTCCATCTGTATAAACTTCCCATAAGGGAGCACTAATGGGTAAGGTAAATGTCACCGTTAATACTGCCTCTTCTTTCTTGAGGTTATCCTTGGTGAATTCTGCCACAAAATCGGCAAGGACTTGTCCTTTGATAGCCGTCCGGGGCATGTACTTGACATCGTAAGCTCCAAGCCTTGTTCCCTATTTTGCCACTCGGCCTGTATAATTTGACTTCCTTAGAAGAGCTTGTAAAGGAAGTTGAGTGAGCACTACTACAGTGTGAGCCTGAAAATAATGCGGAAGTTTTCTCGTAGCATGCACAATAGCTAACACTGCCTCTTCCAAGGGTAAGTAGCGTATTTCAGCTAGAGATTTGCTAACGTAATATATAGGCTTTTGGATTCCATCATCATTCCGTATAAGGACAAGGCTGACAGCATAATCTGTGACTGCTAGATAGGCGTACAACACCTCCTCCTTCTCAAGTCTAGAAAGTATCAGTGGACTAGATAAGTATTGCTTTAGATCTTCAAAGGCAAGAACGCATTCCTCGGTCCACTGAAAATCTTTCCATTTGTGCATGAGCTGATAAAAAGGACGACACTTGTCCGCAGATCAATAGATGAACCTGTTTAATGTAGCCGCCATACCAGTCAACCTCTGCACCTCCTTGGGATTCCGAGGCGGATGTAAGCCAACAATGGCCTTAATCTAGTCGGGATTAACTTCGATTCCTCTATGTGTCatcatatatcctagaaacttccCTGAATTGACCCAAAAAGAGCACTTGGACGCATTCAGGCGCAACTTGTGCCTTCTCAGGACTGAGAATGTTTTTTCCAAATCTGCCAAATGATCTTCCACCCTCTTGCTCTTAATCACCACATCGTCAATATAGGCTTCCATATTCCGCCCTAATTGTGACTCAAACATTCAAGTCACCGTTCTCTGGTAAGTGGATCCTGCATTCTTAAGACCAAAAGGCGTTACCCGATAATGATAATTGCCATTGGGGGCACGGAAAGCTATTTTCTCCTAATTAGATAATGATAAAGGTATCTAATGATAACCTTGAAATGTATCgaggaaactcatccgaggatgtcccaCAGTAGCATCTATCAGCTGATCGATTCTTGGAATAGGGAAAGGGTCCTTTAGGCACACCTTGTTCAGGTCAGTAAAatccacacaaactctccacttcccgttcttctttttaactacCACAGTATTGGCAAGTCATTCAGGGTAAAAGATTTCTTTAATAGCTCCAGCTTGCTTCAGCTTGTTTACCTCTATCCTTACAGCTTTCGCATGATCTTGAGACGCACGCTGAAGAGGCTGTCTGCGGGGCACAGCCTTAAGATTGACATTtaattgatgaaaaataaacttaGGATCAACCCCCGGGACGTCATATGTCgtccaagcaaaaacatcaatgttggcttccaaaaattttaccaattttgtTTTCTCCAAAACAGGCAGATGGGATCCCACCTAGAAATACCTTTCCTCATCTTCCCCTATTAGTACCTTCTCAAGGTCCTCAGCCGAATCTCCACCCATCTCAGCATCGTATCCCTGGGTAGGGTTCTTTAATTGTTATAGAGTTTTCTGATCTACCCCAACTCTGGGCTCTCAATTGTCCTATTGATTGAAAATACCAAacattgcctggccactgaCTAACTACCAAATAACACTCCTACCCATCCACGAATGGGATACCTGACCTTTACATGCAAAGTCGACGATACTGCACCCATGGCATACAGCCAGGGTCTGGCCAAGATGGCCGTGTAAGGTGAATAACCCTTTACAACTATGAAATTAACTTGCACTTCCTTGTCCTCAACCTGTATAAGCAACCTAAGCATTCCCTGAGGAATCACTGGCTTTCCATCAAAGCCTACCAACGGTGAGTTATACCTTTCAAGGTCTTCGGCTTTCAAATTTAAGCCATTAAACAGGTTGGGATACATACTTTTTGCTCCACTTCCCTCGTCAACCAGGACTCGTTTCACATCAtacccctcaatccaaacagtaACTACTAATGCATCATCATGGGGCTGGCATGTTCCCTCCTTGTCCTCCTTAGAAAAACCTAAAGTGGGAATTGCCAATAACTTAACCTTCTTAGCAATTTGATTACCTTTCTCCATGACCTCATCTCCAAGGTGGCTCTGCACAGACATGACCCTGGAACGTATCCCAAGCTCTCCCCCCGGCTTTGCTAAAATGACATTTATGGTGCCTAACGCTAGTCGAGGAGTATTGCTACGGTGCGATCCATCCCCATGATGCTCAAATTGTCCTCTCGGTTGACATAAGAAATGGTTAAGCTTCCTCGTTCTTACCAGCTGGCTCAAATGATCATGTAACGTCCTACACTCCTCTGTGGTATGGCCCTTGTCCTGATGATAATGGCAATGAAGGCTCTGATTTCTCAgggatgcatctccactcattttaTTAGGCCATCTAAAATAAGGCTCGTTTTGTATTTTCTCCAATATCTAATATAACTGCTCTTTGAACAATGAATTAACTAAAGGAGTCCCTATCGGCGATGGATGACCTGGTGGCTCTCTTCTGGGGCGATTGCCTTGATAGCCCACTCCCCGAGGATCTTTTCTCTCTGGAAACATTTTTGTTTTACCTTTACCTTAAATTTGGTCATTCTCAACTCATTTATACTTATCTATGCGATCCATGAGCTGGGCATATTTAAGGCAGTCTTCATTATCAACGATTTTCTCAGACCATGTTCAGTAGATATCCCCAACTTAAAAGTCCTCACAGCCACatcttcaacatttccatcaatttcattataggTTTCCTAGTACCTATCTGAGTAAGTTTTAAGAGTCTCTCATTCCCTCATTGCCATAGATAACAACGAATCTAAAGGCTTAGGGACCTTGCTGCACGTTATAAACCGAGCTTCGAACGCTTTCGTCAGCTCCTTAAAAGATCCTAAAGAGCCTTTTTCTAAAGCATCAAACTAACACATGGTTACTGGCCcaaggctagaaggaaagactttacAAATCAAAGCTTCATTATTTGAATGAACTGTCATTTTCTGATTAAAATGGCTAACATGCTCCACGGGATCAGTCCttccattatagatggtaaaagtAAGTTGAGAAAAACGATGAGGAAGCTTTACCTTGTTTATCCTTCTTACGAAAGATGATTTAGAAATTTGCTTCAAGGCcttactcatagcatcattccctGTGCCTTGATACGACGATCCCCTTACTTGTTTTCCCCCACCTTTCTTAAACTTGTGTAAAGAAGCAAAAACAGAATGGGATTTGCCAGGGAGGATTTGGACCCATGATGATCATCCCAATCCTTTCCAACCTCCGAGCCGTCACTAGACAAATATGAAGGACTCCTTCTACTACTCTGCCTTCGTTTCAGCTTTCTGCGCAAATGATCTATTTCTGACTGCATCTTCTGCAACTCTTCATCATGAGACACACGATTCCCCGTGTGTGGGTGACTTCTTCTTGCACGATCACTATGGTAGGACTCCACAACCACACTTGGGGTGCGCAGTCGATTACCCCATGCTGCATGCTTAAAGATTGGTCCTCCCTTTGTGAACCAACCGATTCTTCCCTATCCTGGCTTGCGCTCACCATTTATCCTCAAGACAGAACCTCCCACTTTATTgttcccacagacagcgccaattgtaaggaccaaaaatcacgCAAGAGACTAAAGCCCACTTTGAATCCAATAATTCAAGgcccaaaataaagaatttgTAAAGAGGGAACAAAACGACAAAGGACGATTTCGTCCTGAGGATTCCACTTAAAGTCACAAGGAATTGGAAACGATTGTTCTCAGGTTTCTCCCGAGGAGGAACATTTTACACTCAAATCTCAATCTTCTTTCTACTCTCAGAGCCGTGTTCCACCTCCCCTCTCCTAGTCTCTTTCATCCCTATTTATACTCCATGCTTTTGTCATCTCAACCATCCATCTCCCACTTaaccattttcttttgttgacacTTGTACGATTGCCTgtagaaggtggtggaaagaagCTGCCTTGCTGTGATttgcactgttcaggtcacctccacattaatgcagctgataaagctgTTGTTCCTCATTTAATGTGACCAAGAAACtaggtacagagcattcaatgcggggtTCACAGGCTATCTACCCTCAACTCCAATATTTTCACTCTCTCTGCCATATATCACCAATCCCTCTGTACCATTCCACGGAACCACGTCCTCGGGTCCTCGGCCCTCATCTTAACGAAGATCTCCCTCGTTCCTTGATCTTCATTCTCGGTCCTCAGACCCCTACATTAAGAATGAAGAAATATAGTAGATGGTAGTTATTGtatgtaaagaaagaaaagcaagaaaatttgatattttaacgAAATGTTgtatcaaataaatataatttgatgtggagtgttttaaaaaataagtttataaaatataaaaaataaattcttactttaaaaaagagaaaaaaatttgcacAAGCAGATGCAATAGCATTCACTATGTAGTTTTACATGAGGAATAATTTGTGATCTAAACTTTGTCaagaaattgttgtgaaaaaatATTGGGTAAATTCCACTTACATCCCCTAAAATTTGGGCTAATGCCAATAAAGTTCAGACTATTTAAAAAGTGACCATCCTAATCCAATGACCAAACAGCTTGTAACGTcgttactttttttcttctttcttcttttttctttcttcctttgacCCAGATcgcttctctctcttctctcttctctttctcttcctctaacCATCTCAGTCCATAACCTCTGACTCTTTCGTCTCTCtcatttctatttttctctctcttcgttTTTGTGGTGGTGTCGTGGTGGTGGGTTTTCgatttctcttctctctttgtctttgcGATGCCAccgtggtggtgggtttgcaaTTTCTCCTCTCTTCATCTTTGcgatggtggtgggttttgtaaTGGGCCGGTTTTGATTTGGATTGGTGATAGAGAATTtggttttttggatttttttgggttttggtttgtgtTTCTGGTTCCGGGTTTGTTGTGGGGTGGTTAATGGAGGATGGTTACAAAGTCACAGAGAAGAGATGTGATGAAGATGTAATTGTGGGATTGACATGTTTGTGAATTTGTTGATGTCGGTGGTTTGTGGTCGCTGGTTTTGCGTTTAAGGATTGGTATTGCTGATTGGTTTATGGGTTCAGTTGGTGGTCAgtggttttgggtttgtgggttttgttgatgCCGTTGTTTTGCTAGTGGTCAatggttttgtgggttttgctAATGATCGGTGATCGTTGGCTTTGTGGGTTTAGCTGGGTCGATGGTCAAgcattttttcttctatttgttttactaatttttgttcttcaattttttcttcttctcggAATCAAAGAAAGGGAAGAGGGAAGACTCAAGAGAGGGGTGAGAGAGAACAGAGTATATGTAACAGTGTTACAAACCGTTTAGGAATAAAGACTAAAATGGTCACTTTTTAAAAGGTTCTGAACTTTATTGGTATTAACCCAAATCTTAAGAGAGGTAAGTAAAGAATATTTTACAAATGAACCTTGTGATCTCAAGAGAGTGGCAAATCGTAGACGTACGTTTTTCAACGCAAATGGACAATATGACATTGACGCGTGCTTTTGAGAAGGGAAAAGTTTGAtgttgggttgagttggatcTAGAAGTGTTGCTCCTTTCATGACTTGCGGGCTCAAAGAAAGAAAGTCCCAAGTGCAAACTTAAAACTCAATCATATTTTGTTCAAGTGCATCtctgtgttctttatttttctttctctttctatgaAACCAAAAATCTATGGTGAATCTCTTCCCagcttctctctttttttcttttttcgtttccTTTTTGTATCTATCCGTTATTGAATATTGGCTATattaattgaattatatattttaaaataaaatccaattcatTCTCTCGATTCTTACTTCAATAATCAAATTAGTACCtcaattatacttaaaaaaaatttagttagtcACTTTGTAAAAATGAATCAGTCTGGTTAAATGGTTATAtttcttaacaaattttatagAAGGACCAATTTGATGTATTTTGAcaaagtggggggggggggggggggactaaattgataaatttttaagGACTAATTTGGCAATCAAAATTAAAGTCAAGAcattaaattgaattttggcCAAAACTGATAAACCATTTGACTGTTATGcttaaaaaaagaattcttaAATGAGCACTTTTATGCTTTCAAATCTTAAATAGCACTCCATTCATACTGATTACTGAGTTATagttatttaatattttgtgtTATTATCCATAACACTTTCGAGTCTCATTGaatcaaattaatttgaaacACATAGCtaaaccttctctctctctctctctctctctctctctctctctcctaattAAACAAAGAGACAAAAGTTAAACTCATTCAGTTGTTTGATTTTAATACTCTTGTTCTATCATTGTTCAGATTGACTCAttaagtttgttaattaatggTCTAATAATGGGTTTACCAAAACAATTttaatcaaattgaaaaatggGTTGATGGAATTTATCTCCTATTAGGATTTTATTACCTATTTGACTTTTGGTTTGTgtagaagtatttttttttttttccttctggaGTTTTATAGATGTGAAACGAAAGTCTATTTCTTGTTAAATAAATGATGTCTTATTTGTGTAATTAGTAGTACTTCTTATCCACCCAATAATAAATTTtggaaacttaaaaaaagacaATACTCTAATTGTGTGTTTGGatgaaataaattattaatcatgcaaattgtggggagtaaaagggcccaagtgggcatatgggcctttgggctgtaacatagagggccgacctgctccaggattaaactctatgagttggcccatacgccgagggtccgaggatacagccgagggagagtttcacctcggacagatcctagagaattcaagatttcattataaaggtcaaggcacaactctggaaagactagtggttaaaaggggacatcctgaatcttctagatgcattagtattaaagaaaatatcaagggtaaaggctgccacctccgcattaaaggctctgcacctacctccctggccgcattaatggggaggtgacccctgaacagtgaggtggaaacttttagtcactgttcaaaaagtatcagggcaggaagtataaaaggggggtaaaggccaaagaaaggaGGGGGCGgtagctaagaaagaaattgagaaagtgtaatctttaaggaagaagtagaaataataaagaagtagtccttggctcgagtccgaggagatccattgcaattattgtttgttgtttacctgtatttgtttataaaagcctgttatcgagctcccagtacttcAAACCtaagtttcaagcccacactctacaaattttattgtttaaggctcattgggcctgagcccgtgattgtctttgggtcaaagtgcaattgtgcacttacacaaaTTTTACAAATGATGGGATTTACTTTTACATCATTTTAAGTTAGATATGAAAAATGAGTAGAGTTAATTgagtcaaattaaaaaaaaaaaaaaaaaagagtcatctTAAATGGGTTACAAATAGGGTTGGGGTCAAGTTTTGGTCTACCCATATTTTTTTACATGAAATTTTTGATAAGTTCTGCAATAAATTATTTGGTGTGAACAAATTATTGCAATCAGGTGTGTGTataaattaccaataaaaaaaaagaattgtaattGTTTCATGACTAAGGaattgaatgatttgaagtgTGGGCAAAAAGCCATAGaccataaaatattatgattaagAGAACATCATTTTAAAAGTGGGTGTGCAAGTAAAGCATTATGAATTGTGCATAAGTAAGGATAGCTCCACATTGAAGCCAgggtggtcacaggaccaccctaacctagaaaaaatatattattatatgtaaatattaaaaatgttacaatttttttacctttaaaaaaagagagatactacgtctacaacatttttactatattttcacaacaaatcacaagtggttagttgttattggtttaaatttgaacctaacactagaATTACtattttgccccaacaataacaactagtaacaacctgtcacttaggatttgttgtaaaaatgttgtgaaaatattgtggacatatcatttctcttaaaaaaatttgtgaccacCCTATATTTTGTTAGGTCCAACATAATTACTAAATTAGGTagaatacatatatatatttttttaaagaaaaagtataCATCAAACACCTGAGACATGTAACCAGCCCAGTTGTGGCTGTGTGTCCAGGAACAATACAAATCATAAGCATTAGTGTtggcaaaacaaacaaaacttaAGAGTAtcttaaacaaaacaattttttttaaagaagtttttaaatttgagttaaGTCACGGAtcaattcatttttaatttgagTAAAATATTTCAAGTTCAGATCAAATCAAATTTTGCCATCTCTATTTTAAATCCCATCGatcacaaattttattgtttggatgtaatgctaaaaaaaatctaattatgGCATTGTaaactttctttattttccataTCAATCTTCAACCATCACACAAATAGAGTTAATGTGTAACACACTAACACTCCAATGGGTGCCATCTTGAAGGATGTAGTTGCCAACTAAGTGGATTTGATAGTTGTATGTGGTTTTGAagcttgaaaatttttctaagacattGAAGCTATCAGGTTGCTAGCATAAGTTGATACTCGATGAGGTActtaatttcctaaaatattacTAGTCTTTGATGTTTTGATATGAAATCCGtataaaatcattttcaagCCTCTTAGGTTGTGCATATATCCTTGGAATAAAGGTCTCAAATTTTGGGGTGCAacctaaaactctaattttGTTCTTCAAGGTTAAAACCAAATTTTTA
This genomic stretch from Castanea sativa cultivar Marrone di Chiusa Pesio chromosome 9, ASM4071231v1 harbors:
- the LOC142609014 gene encoding uncharacterized protein LOC142609014, whose product is MPRTAIKGQVLADFVAEFTKDNLKKEEAVLTVTFTLPISAPLWEVYTDGASNRKGAGIRIVLITPKRLIMEKSLRLGFAATNNEAEYAALLVGALMVSQLGGEVVELYCDSHLVLGQINGEFEARNERMQGYLNRVKCACNKFKSFVVKQILEDRMLTLIHWLCLPHPSGVEASAGILPEDKIKVEKVRRNAPRYWLSEEQRLYKRSYSAFRRYCGDLKIRNGYSTPAYPQGNGQAEATNKVILARLKKRLDDAKGKWVEELPHVFWTYRTTPCRSTSETPFSMTYGMEVVIPLESRFPTLKSEQYNVEGNHHMLLNNLDTIEERREVASVKMANYQQKLIQTYDKGVKLRPLMPGNLVLRRVVGIAKNLAWGKLGPNWEGPYKSRL